A genomic window from Silene latifolia isolate original U9 population chromosome 11, ASM4854445v1, whole genome shotgun sequence includes:
- the LOC141612603 gene encoding uncharacterized protein LOC141612603, translating into MLRELDARERVVFVTTCWVLWEKRNKLIFDDARWSQESILRRVRDLVWEMESIQVVGETRGGGNGREGELEGGRGRPCFGTWKVNVDAGVMEGVGVGIGAVCRNHEGVMEWAVTVQRDGSCGVPMAEVEAILLGLKEAWIRGQRSIVVESDCLEVVQALRKKKSGRSELFIIYADILHFCNRFVSVSFTHSRRNFNRLAHEVAHARPWSMGRRVWLDDFPLQFVDVASHDLRNMI; encoded by the coding sequence ATGTTAAGGGAGTTGGATGCGAGGGAGAGGGTGGTGTTTGTGACAACATGTTGGGTGTTGTGGGAAAAACGAAACAAGCTTATTTTCGATGATGCTAGGTGGTCGCAGGAGAGTATTTTGAGGCGTGTTAGGGATTTGGTGTGGGAGATGGAGTCGATACAAGTGGTGGGGGAGACCCGTGGGGGAGGTAATGGGAGGGAAGGCGAGCTAGAGGGAGGTCGGGGAAGGCCGTGTTTTGGGACGTGGAAAGTGAATGTGGACGCGGGTGTTATGGAGGGAGTTGGGGTGGGAATTGGTGCGGTTTGTCGCAATCATGAAGGTGTTATGGAGTGGGCTGTGACGGTACAACGGGATGGCAGTTGTGGGGTTCCCATGGCTGAAGTAGAGGCGATTCTTCTCGGGCTAAAGGAAGCATGGATAAGGGGGCAGCGGAGCATTGTCGTTGAGAGTGACTGTCTCGAGGTCGTTCAAGCGTTGAGAAAGAAGAAGAGCGGAAGAAGCGAGCTTTTTATCATTTATGCGGATATTTTACATTTTTGTAACCGTTTTGTTTCTGTTTCTTTTACGCATTCTAGGAGAAATTTCAATAGATTAGCTCACGAAGTTGCTCATGCTAGGCCATGGAGCATGGGTAGGCGCGTTTGGTTGGACGATTTCCCGCTACAATTTGTTGATGTAGCTTCGCATGATTTACGTAATATGATATAA